In Myxococcus stipitatus, the following are encoded in one genomic region:
- a CDS encoding SRPBCC domain-containing protein, protein MPTGLTADGSYQAGARRTMDLTAQDAWRNWAEAHGLGRWLSQARTALKEGEETTLADGTHVLVVRVRPPSLLRIRLSRAEWPHPRTAQLRVLAAARGSTVALHMEGLPTAESRAEYIERWNAALTGASSPSTSAREATSAPAKKAAAAPKATSAKKSAAPKKAAAAKKPTLAKKAAATKKPTLAKKAATAKSRPARKTAVKKSSVR, encoded by the coding sequence ATGCCCACGGGACTCACGGCGGATGGCAGCTACCAGGCTGGAGCACGACGCACGATGGACCTCACCGCGCAGGATGCCTGGCGCAACTGGGCCGAGGCCCACGGATTGGGACGCTGGCTGTCCCAGGCGCGGACAGCGTTGAAGGAGGGCGAGGAGACCACGCTCGCGGATGGGACCCACGTCCTCGTCGTCCGAGTGCGGCCACCGTCCTTGCTGCGCATCCGCTTGAGCCGCGCGGAGTGGCCACATCCGAGGACCGCGCAGCTTCGTGTCCTCGCCGCCGCGCGAGGGAGCACTGTCGCGCTGCACATGGAGGGACTTCCCACCGCGGAGTCCCGCGCCGAGTACATCGAACGCTGGAATGCCGCGCTGACGGGTGCGTCATCGCCCTCCACCTCCGCGCGAGAGGCCACCTCGGCTCCCGCGAAGAAGGCCGCTGCGGCACCCAAGGCGACCTCCGCGAAGAAGAGCGCCGCACCGAAGAAGGCTGCCGCCGCGAAAAAGCCCACGCTCGCGAAGAAGGCCGCCGCCACGAAAAAGCCCACGCTCGCGAAGAAGGCCGCCACCGCGAAGAGCCGCCCTGCTCGAAAGACGGCGGTGAAGAAGTCTTCGGTGCGCTGA
- a CDS encoding serine hydrolase domain-containing protein, translated as MRSDPSPVLELLRKETRDYVRSHRSASLCAGITLRGEHQVLPVRGEGKPPAGNALYFLGTVTQVFTGALLSILADAGRTRLDMPLSEVIPRPLLPDADAGLITLEQLATHTSGMPHLPPNLNAAAANPEDPFGHYSANLFGDFLRSYHPDALPPRPASVSLLGMGVLGHALSRRAGVNYGHALRDWLFAPLKMTDTSVRVTDELAPRLLPGHTARGGAMAPWNFPALPGGAGLHSTVPDLLRFLDACLGRADESLARSLKRTWEGPHGLGWSLSQLRGHPVAWRVSVMGGYVSFMGLAPAADAGVVLLSDMDRTWFAAFRNRVPLEAPGLALLSRLLSETGAR; from the coding sequence GTGCGTTCCGACCCGTCTCCCGTCCTCGAGCTCCTCAGGAAGGAAACCCGCGACTACGTGCGGAGCCATCGCTCGGCTTCGCTGTGTGCCGGAATCACCCTGCGTGGAGAGCACCAGGTGCTTCCGGTGCGGGGAGAAGGGAAGCCACCCGCCGGGAATGCCCTGTACTTCCTCGGCACCGTGACCCAGGTCTTCACCGGCGCGCTCTTGAGCATCCTCGCGGACGCGGGACGGACGCGGCTCGACATGCCGCTGTCGGAGGTGATTCCCAGGCCGCTCCTTCCAGATGCGGACGCGGGGCTCATCACCCTGGAGCAGCTCGCCACGCACACCTCGGGAATGCCGCACCTCCCGCCCAACCTCAACGCGGCGGCAGCCAATCCCGAGGACCCCTTCGGTCATTACTCCGCGAACCTCTTCGGCGACTTCCTCCGGAGCTATCACCCGGACGCGCTTCCACCGCGCCCCGCTTCGGTGTCGCTGCTGGGCATGGGTGTGCTGGGCCACGCGCTCTCGCGACGCGCGGGCGTGAACTATGGACATGCCCTGCGGGACTGGCTGTTCGCGCCCCTGAAGATGACGGATACCTCCGTGCGGGTGACGGACGAGCTCGCTCCGCGTCTGCTCCCAGGCCACACCGCACGAGGCGGGGCGATGGCTCCCTGGAACTTCCCCGCGCTGCCTGGAGGCGCCGGGTTGCACTCCACGGTGCCCGACCTGCTGCGCTTCCTCGATGCCTGCCTTGGCCGCGCGGATGAATCCCTGGCGCGGTCCCTGAAGCGGACGTGGGAAGGCCCCCATGGACTGGGCTGGTCCTTGTCCCAGCTCCGAGGGCATCCCGTCGCGTGGAGGGTGTCGGTGATGGGGGGCTACGTCAGCTTCATGGGGCTGGCGCCGGCGGCGGATGCCGGTGTCGTCCTGCTCTCGGACATGGACCGGACCTGGTTCGCCGCGTTCAGGAACCGCGTCCCGCTGGAGGCCCCCGGCCTCGCGCTCCTGTCCCGGCTCCTCTCGGAGACCGGCGCGCGGTGA